In Myxococcus virescens, a single window of DNA contains:
- a CDS encoding MYXO-CTERM sorting domain-containing protein produces the protein MRPLVIISLCLGVATAARADWDVNEVPGIARSVDVFAPGSYSVSTSTQTELFENGIQSAVFLHSDVFGTFLSPMGCFAVVVRPGDVISHQNCRAAGNIIPPDPVNTVVGIRRVKHTPSGTGYASVALSDGGLSLLTASAGLAGPTPWTLLSAGAGLLSSTDVLGVVETSDGAPHALFSVTGVTRTEFLWYTRDRRQAQMVVPSNLTSEAPLTVDLFAGSGPHPIALFGNSDGLFRGQLDPAGTTFSAVMLPDGMSDVSITSVDVNTGNGSVHGEGFGLAVGVDSSGEPVVLGAVPASSADNAGTQWRVHPVFEGSALPGAAQATPLEVSCIGSSFCLFILDQPSFNVVTYVNANAPVLDVGPSPIVVNETGTATARFSATDADSDAVRVSVDASSTPGADLVGVNIVEHPDQLDVTLVPQRPVCKDEEGLLRVYASDGLASHDVQATVAYRVVNTEGPERPTVLPSRESTTASGASRVFTAQPASEACPAVRYVWSPVSGQSGAPLLSTDGGAQATFTPPEVLCQASGTSYAYEVRGVDEGGLTSSAAAIFTVDVAPWGRPLVPFASGWERTLTSGPGSSVDVVPDALHTCEGTPELPTVDTEWRLSASGSGIPDGVTVRTADGTAVTLHSPVSSERLRVEAVECAHGTLALTARNRIPVTGGGTQDSADAELRVRVEPSLEDVATGSLELGVVPSGEGDVDIALDTSLNCVDARTLKARMFLETLGGEALDSAVVPVPGTWRPALPRSCTVESYRVRGELFDDSEGPVREGGRAQAEISNQPLPARLGALEAGGLVARCGEGASATLTQTIPADACGDVAISWSQVAGPALSEVSLAGPSVTVSTQETGLEALVGQSITLRVLADAGGSNTATTDYVLPITSERFVDVRHAMESPTASEKGLVGVVVELRNTSTCEVGGLHYLENVDGLEWVPGSVKLDGVAVEARAVDGGFRVEDIRLPAQGTQTLTYVGRSPLLSTPRLGGEMTLNGVPVSGDAAVPPRTSGCGCSGGGSGAAVFGLAALARVLRRRKEGGAYSPKLMR, from the coding sequence GTGCGTCCCCTCGTCATCATCAGCCTCTGCCTGGGTGTGGCCACCGCGGCACGCGCCGACTGGGACGTGAATGAGGTGCCGGGCATCGCCCGCAGTGTGGACGTCTTCGCTCCGGGCAGCTACTCGGTGAGCACCTCGACGCAGACGGAGCTGTTCGAGAACGGCATCCAGTCCGCCGTCTTCCTGCACAGCGACGTCTTCGGCACGTTCTTGTCTCCGATGGGCTGCTTCGCCGTCGTCGTGCGCCCGGGTGACGTCATCAGTCACCAGAACTGCCGTGCGGCTGGAAACATCATCCCCCCGGACCCGGTGAACACCGTGGTGGGTATCCGGCGGGTGAAGCACACCCCGTCTGGTACGGGCTATGCCTCGGTGGCCCTCTCCGACGGTGGGCTCTCACTGCTGACGGCGTCAGCGGGGCTCGCAGGCCCCACGCCCTGGACGTTGCTGAGCGCCGGCGCGGGCCTCCTGTCCTCCACGGACGTGCTGGGCGTGGTGGAGACTTCGGATGGCGCGCCCCATGCGCTCTTCAGTGTCACCGGTGTCACCCGGACGGAGTTCCTCTGGTACACGCGGGACAGGCGTCAGGCGCAGATGGTCGTGCCGTCGAACCTGACCAGCGAGGCTCCGCTCACGGTGGACCTCTTCGCCGGAAGCGGACCGCATCCCATCGCGTTGTTCGGCAATTCGGACGGCCTGTTCCGCGGACAGTTGGACCCGGCCGGGACGACCTTCTCCGCCGTGATGTTGCCCGACGGCATGAGTGACGTCAGCATCACCTCGGTGGATGTGAACACGGGCAACGGCAGCGTCCATGGCGAAGGCTTTGGCCTCGCGGTGGGCGTGGATTCCAGCGGGGAGCCCGTGGTGCTGGGGGCCGTGCCCGCGAGCAGCGCGGACAACGCGGGGACTCAGTGGCGGGTCCACCCGGTCTTCGAGGGCTCGGCGCTTCCGGGCGCTGCGCAGGCGACGCCGCTCGAGGTGTCGTGCATCGGCTCCTCGTTCTGCCTGTTCATCCTGGACCAGCCGAGCTTCAACGTCGTGACGTACGTCAACGCCAACGCCCCCGTGCTGGACGTGGGGCCCTCGCCCATCGTGGTGAACGAAACGGGGACGGCGACGGCCCGGTTCTCCGCCACCGACGCCGACTCCGATGCGGTGCGCGTGTCGGTGGATGCATCGTCAACGCCGGGCGCCGACCTGGTTGGCGTCAACATCGTGGAGCACCCCGACCAGCTCGACGTGACGCTCGTTCCGCAGCGGCCCGTCTGCAAGGACGAAGAGGGGCTCCTGCGGGTCTACGCCTCGGACGGGCTCGCGTCCCACGACGTGCAGGCCACGGTGGCCTACCGGGTGGTGAACACCGAAGGGCCCGAGCGGCCCACGGTGTTGCCCTCACGGGAGTCGACCACCGCGTCGGGCGCGTCGCGGGTGTTCACCGCGCAGCCGGCGAGCGAGGCCTGTCCGGCGGTGCGCTACGTCTGGTCTCCCGTCTCAGGACAGTCGGGCGCACCGCTGCTCTCCACCGACGGCGGCGCCCAGGCGACCTTCACGCCGCCGGAGGTGCTGTGCCAGGCGTCGGGTACCAGCTACGCGTACGAGGTCCGTGGCGTGGATGAAGGCGGCCTGACGTCCAGCGCCGCCGCCATCTTCACCGTGGACGTCGCGCCCTGGGGCCGGCCGCTGGTGCCCTTCGCCTCGGGCTGGGAGCGGACGCTCACGTCGGGCCCAGGGTCCAGCGTGGACGTGGTCCCCGATGCGCTGCACACCTGCGAGGGGACGCCCGAATTGCCGACCGTGGACACGGAGTGGCGGCTGAGCGCTTCCGGTTCGGGCATTCCCGACGGTGTCACCGTGAGGACCGCGGACGGAACGGCCGTCACGTTGCACTCGCCGGTGTCGAGCGAGCGCCTGCGCGTCGAGGCCGTGGAGTGCGCGCACGGGACGCTGGCCCTCACCGCCAGGAATCGCATTCCCGTCACCGGCGGTGGCACGCAGGACAGCGCTGACGCCGAGCTCCGCGTTCGGGTGGAGCCTTCCCTGGAGGACGTGGCCACAGGCAGCCTGGAGCTGGGCGTGGTGCCGTCGGGCGAAGGGGACGTGGACATCGCCCTGGACACGTCGCTGAACTGCGTGGACGCGCGCACGCTGAAGGCGCGGATGTTCCTGGAGACCCTGGGCGGCGAGGCGCTGGATTCGGCGGTGGTGCCGGTACCCGGGACGTGGCGCCCCGCGCTCCCGCGCTCCTGCACCGTCGAGTCCTACCGCGTGCGCGGCGAGCTCTTCGACGACAGTGAGGGGCCGGTACGAGAGGGCGGCCGTGCCCAGGCGGAGATTTCCAACCAACCCCTGCCGGCGCGGCTGGGAGCGCTCGAAGCCGGGGGGCTGGTGGCACGTTGTGGCGAAGGCGCGAGCGCCACGCTGACGCAGACGATTCCGGCCGATGCCTGCGGCGACGTGGCCATCTCCTGGTCCCAGGTGGCGGGGCCCGCGCTGTCAGAGGTCTCCCTGGCGGGCCCGAGCGTCACGGTGAGCACGCAAGAGACGGGGCTGGAGGCCCTGGTGGGCCAGTCCATCACCCTGCGCGTCCTCGCCGACGCGGGCGGCAGCAACACCGCGACCACGGATTACGTGCTGCCGATTACCTCCGAGCGCTTCGTGGACGTGCGTCACGCGATGGAGTCGCCCACGGCGTCGGAGAAGGGGCTGGTGGGCGTGGTGGTGGAGCTGCGCAACACCTCCACGTGCGAGGTCGGCGGCCTCCACTACCTGGAGAACGTGGACGGGCTGGAGTGGGTGCCCGGCAGCGTGAAGCTGGACGGCGTCGCGGTGGAGGCGCGGGCCGTGGACGGTGGCTTCCGGGTGGAGGACATCCGGCTGCCCGCGCAGGGGACGCAGACGCTGACGTACGTGGGTCGCTCGCCGCTGCTGTCCACGCCGCGGCTGGGCGGGGAGATGACCCTCAACGGCGTGCCCGTTTCGGGGGATGCCGCGGTGCCGCCTCGGACGTCGGGATGCGGCTGCTCGGGAGGGGGTTCGGGCGCGGCCGTCTTCGGGCTGGCGGCGCTGGCGCGGGTGCTGCGCCGCCGGAAGGAGGGTGGCGCTTACAGCCCGAAGCTGATGCGGTGA
- a CDS encoding sensor histidine kinase: MRLYQQLVLFMLAATVLPLAAVGFLLLSRAEAELAARIDAEQRAQAVATAESVGATMMEVVDALARSAELIDWQAASDAETQGALRLLYGQSPAVSAVLKLDAEGRPLGAPVFRAQAIDGHPAFAPESLDRLVRSIPVQTLRGGGKGQAALGSAYVHSDEGRSAVAVAVKLAEGEGAPFAVAEVVLHPLEAVLRRRQGEGLGRIHLVDEERRVLASTAPEHRGQALAPELSAHLLAPALPLTALVRSFRVESPARRVSVARVPHGMRFDVLVEVDESTALAPVHGMRRTVLLSIGATFLVLLGLGALFTRRLNVRLAEVVRGAEAYGRGELDTRLKVSGQDELSELATTFNRMGEELEAARARMLRWNDDLRVRVEEATADLKAAQAQLVEAQKLAAVGQLGAGVAHEINNPLAGILGNVQLLMLDRGAADPDLESLRKIEQSAKRCKEITQNLLRFSQQRERAELRPVDLNAVVRDALSLTEHQLRGDGVVLTSVLGDGLARVRADPGHLSQVVLALVSNARTAMLNSPQKRLTLRTGEVGGFGFLEVEDTGKGIAPNVRSRIFEPFFTTKDVWSNVGLGLSVAWRVVTEAGGSIEVRSEVEQGSCFTVKLPKA; this comes from the coding sequence ATGAGGCTCTACCAGCAACTCGTCCTGTTCATGCTCGCCGCGACGGTGCTTCCCCTGGCCGCGGTCGGCTTCCTGTTGCTTTCGCGCGCCGAGGCCGAACTGGCCGCCCGAATCGACGCGGAGCAGCGCGCGCAGGCCGTCGCCACCGCCGAGTCCGTGGGCGCCACGATGATGGAGGTGGTGGACGCGCTGGCCCGCTCGGCGGAGCTCATCGACTGGCAGGCCGCGAGCGACGCGGAGACGCAGGGCGCGCTGCGGCTGCTCTACGGTCAGTCGCCCGCGGTGAGCGCGGTGCTGAAGCTGGACGCGGAGGGCCGTCCCCTGGGCGCGCCCGTCTTCCGTGCGCAGGCCATCGACGGGCACCCGGCCTTCGCTCCGGAGTCCCTGGACCGGCTGGTGCGCTCCATCCCCGTGCAGACGCTGCGAGGCGGCGGCAAGGGCCAGGCGGCGCTGGGCAGCGCGTACGTGCACTCGGACGAGGGGCGCTCGGCGGTCGCCGTGGCGGTGAAGCTGGCGGAAGGCGAGGGCGCGCCCTTCGCCGTCGCCGAGGTCGTGCTCCATCCGTTGGAGGCGGTGCTGCGCAGGCGCCAGGGCGAAGGGCTGGGACGCATCCACCTGGTGGACGAGGAGCGGCGCGTGCTCGCCAGCACCGCGCCGGAGCACCGGGGGCAGGCACTGGCGCCGGAGCTGAGCGCGCACCTGTTGGCCCCGGCGCTGCCGCTGACAGCGCTGGTGCGCAGCTTCCGCGTGGAGTCACCGGCCCGGCGGGTCAGCGTGGCGCGCGTGCCCCATGGCATGCGCTTCGACGTGCTGGTGGAAGTGGATGAGTCCACCGCGCTGGCGCCCGTGCACGGCATGCGGCGCACGGTGCTGCTGTCCATTGGCGCCACCTTCCTGGTGCTGCTCGGGCTGGGCGCCCTCTTCACGCGCCGCCTCAACGTGCGGCTGGCGGAGGTGGTGCGCGGCGCGGAGGCCTACGGGCGTGGGGAGCTGGACACGCGCTTGAAGGTCTCCGGCCAGGATGAACTGAGCGAGCTGGCCACCACCTTCAACCGCATGGGCGAGGAGCTGGAGGCGGCGCGTGCCCGGATGCTGCGCTGGAACGACGACTTGCGCGTCCGCGTGGAGGAGGCCACCGCGGACCTGAAGGCGGCCCAGGCGCAGTTGGTGGAGGCGCAGAAGCTGGCCGCGGTGGGGCAGCTCGGCGCCGGCGTGGCGCACGAAATCAACAACCCGCTGGCGGGCATCCTCGGCAACGTGCAGTTGCTGATGCTCGACCGAGGCGCCGCCGACCCGGATTTGGAGTCGCTGCGGAAAATCGAGCAGAGCGCCAAGCGCTGCAAGGAAATCACCCAGAACCTGCTGCGCTTCTCCCAGCAGCGCGAGCGCGCGGAGCTGCGGCCGGTGGACCTCAACGCGGTGGTGCGTGACGCGCTCAGCCTCACGGAGCACCAGCTTCGCGGCGACGGCGTGGTGCTCACCAGTGTGCTGGGAGACGGGCTCGCGCGAGTGCGCGCCGACCCGGGGCACTTGTCGCAGGTGGTGCTGGCGCTGGTGTCCAACGCGCGCACCGCGATGCTGAATTCACCCCAGAAGCGGCTCACCCTGCGCACGGGCGAAGTCGGCGGCTTCGGCTTCCTGGAGGTGGAGGACACGGGGAAGGGGATTGCCCCCAACGTCCGCTCCCGCATCTTCGAGCCCTTCTTCACGACGAAGGACGTGTGGTCCAACGTCGGGTTGGGGCTCAGCGTGGCCTGGCGGGTGGTGACGGAAGCGGGCGGGAGCATCGAGGTCCGCTCGGAAGTCGAGCAGGGCAGTTGCTTCACCGTGAAGCTGCCGAAGGCGTGA
- a CDS encoding FecR domain-containing protein: MADSRPSRRQAPFFIGLVLILAALPVGWFVFLRPPPPPPLPPAAPPIVEAPVAQKPLVLELTQVSGTVEVQNTDGSWREATVGMALRRDERVRTDDGSYAMLIGGEAVEVHMDPGTEISVDELTESLSRILLSRGMATAVVRPGQRHTFEVKAANADAKATLQQAGAFTMSNNGDGTVAVGTREGEVTLLGQGKVVIVRAGQQAVVRPGQAPSEPSPIPTSLLLKVDWPTERTRRERELVVRGQTSPGSRVEVDGVTVKSDAEGNFQRKVVLREGRNTVDVQAYGVGRTQQKDSKDVVVDTTPPPLKTDTENIWNQPRDD; the protein is encoded by the coding sequence ATGGCTGATTCCCGCCCATCGCGCCGTCAGGCGCCTTTCTTCATTGGCCTCGTGCTGATTCTCGCGGCGTTGCCAGTGGGGTGGTTCGTCTTCCTGCGCCCGCCACCTCCGCCGCCACTTCCTCCCGCCGCGCCGCCCATCGTCGAGGCGCCCGTGGCGCAGAAGCCGCTGGTGCTGGAGCTCACGCAGGTGTCCGGCACGGTGGAGGTGCAGAACACGGACGGCTCATGGCGCGAGGCCACGGTGGGCATGGCGCTGCGCCGGGATGAGCGCGTGCGCACCGATGACGGCTCGTACGCCATGCTGATTGGCGGCGAAGCGGTGGAAGTGCACATGGACCCGGGCACGGAGATTTCCGTGGACGAGCTGACCGAGTCGCTGTCCCGCATCCTTCTCTCGCGCGGTATGGCCACCGCCGTCGTGCGGCCGGGGCAGCGCCACACTTTCGAGGTGAAGGCGGCGAACGCGGACGCCAAGGCCACGTTGCAGCAGGCCGGTGCCTTCACCATGAGCAACAACGGCGACGGCACCGTGGCGGTGGGGACGCGTGAAGGCGAGGTGACGCTGCTCGGTCAGGGCAAGGTCGTCATCGTCCGCGCGGGCCAGCAGGCCGTCGTCCGCCCGGGGCAGGCGCCGTCGGAGCCGTCGCCCATCCCCACCAGTCTCCTGCTCAAGGTGGACTGGCCCACCGAGCGCACCCGCCGCGAGCGTGAGCTGGTCGTGCGTGGGCAGACGTCACCGGGAAGCCGCGTGGAGGTGGATGGCGTCACCGTCAAATCCGATGCGGAGGGAAACTTCCAGCGAAAGGTGGTTCTCCGCGAAGGCCGCAACACCGTCGATGTCCAGGCCTATGGCGTGGGGCGGACGCAACAAAAGGACAGCAAGGACGTCGTCGTCGACACCACGCCGCCGCCGCTCAAGACGGATACCGAGAACATCTGGAATCAGCCGCGCGACGACTGA
- a CDS encoding flagellar motor protein: MMRMRVCLFAAAMLVPLSTWAQALSQDTASQASTIAGRVCLDVDGDGLCGADEPGLPDVRLVLTTGRDVRTDARGRFHITGVDARVPDSVGGLHLRPGRHRLKVDTRSLPVSSRVSPEAATVEVPWGAVVLQDFAVRSVTVEAAPVRLSFAKAPPMAEVAPGQGVVRFRVAGQASAGDAVTVSDVAAEVDAKGAWQAQVPLVAGENPLSITATGAQGTVRLYRQRVDVVPRDGGWLVVPRPMLPLATLQLPAGRDAPAASGASRVQVEAPVGTRVRTPEGEVVVGPEGRVDVPVVLSPGRNQVPVRLSPPDAPPRDETLEIAAAVRPFAVGLLDLEATYAPRNGDVQLRGRGAAHAELRLGAVDLVGELDLRDTDGRTLNGASLPDWLRPRMPERFDRAADPDLAPAEWGDDSVSLTPNASEARLRFEARHAEHGRAGLGTYRAQIHDREVGRYHRPLFGPYAEVHAGEEAARVGVKAFGGSLTDPVRQVSAVPAHEELRATGGSLYYLGAASVAEGSELVRVELRDGVTGLPLGERHLIRGIDYDIDYFAGRILLARPLSFLAGEAWLRTSAPTESPEPVLVVDYAALRIADAGDTAGGEVWGEWRGSRLGLGAVREGREGRPYTLYTGRASTALGGYRLAAEVASSRGTAVDASFFGVSDDGGLSFIRPRPAMGTGAEAVSLQLSGPGLHGEGSVDAAFRLRGRGFSDGAHTDAARFRQSSIRVSQPLGRLRLTLLADERSSVDPREPFMDSPFSARVLAAGVGWEEARWGVRAEVRDSRLNAARVAGVGPTLFGGRTSAGVAGSLRVFERLQLRAAHRQALALHGEGPGRFDDTFTSAGVDVEVDRTTRAGVFGGWGPELGPRAWANVESRRGQDVFYGGYSVDVDGPDFGAGRTLTGARTELPESGTALFVEDVGSHDATAVRLARAVGFQQQVTGGFSVGARYERGVRSLLDVDSPLLREAGGVFGQLVLARLRLDGRVELRREEGTPERGAATSVDRLQAVVALAAQAQLLEDVTASGRVDFARTVNADVLETRLVEGYAAVAWRPGPWLVVARYGITRELLPGVRSAFGDRALQTLSLLPAVRLGDRLSVAAGLHAGHTRAEDSGRWVWTGTLRPAVRIVGGLELGAELARRTASPEGERLTALRAEVAYRVDERLRLATGYTLLGFSGLGLSPDSSDNQDRLYLRAEVAY; this comes from the coding sequence ATGATGCGCATGCGGGTCTGCCTGTTCGCCGCCGCGATGCTGGTGCCGCTGAGCACCTGGGCGCAGGCGCTGTCGCAGGACACTGCGTCGCAGGCCTCCACCATCGCGGGCCGGGTGTGCCTGGACGTGGACGGTGATGGGCTGTGCGGCGCGGATGAGCCGGGCCTGCCCGACGTGCGGTTGGTGCTCACCACCGGCCGCGATGTCCGTACGGACGCGCGGGGCCGCTTCCACATCACCGGCGTCGATGCCCGCGTGCCGGATTCGGTGGGGGGACTGCACCTGCGGCCAGGGCGTCATCGGTTGAAGGTGGACACGCGCTCGTTGCCGGTCTCCAGCCGGGTCAGCCCGGAGGCGGCGACGGTCGAGGTCCCCTGGGGTGCCGTCGTCCTCCAGGACTTCGCCGTGCGCAGCGTCACGGTGGAAGCCGCGCCCGTGCGGCTCTCCTTCGCCAAGGCACCGCCCATGGCGGAAGTCGCGCCAGGGCAGGGCGTCGTGCGCTTCCGTGTCGCAGGACAGGCCTCCGCGGGCGACGCCGTCACCGTGTCGGATGTGGCAGCCGAGGTGGACGCGAAGGGCGCATGGCAGGCGCAGGTGCCGCTCGTCGCGGGAGAGAACCCGCTGTCCATCACCGCCACGGGGGCCCAGGGCACGGTGCGCCTGTACCGCCAGCGCGTGGACGTGGTGCCGCGTGACGGTGGCTGGTTGGTGGTCCCCAGGCCGATGCTGCCCCTCGCCACGCTTCAGTTGCCCGCGGGCCGTGACGCGCCCGCGGCCAGTGGCGCCTCCCGCGTGCAGGTCGAGGCGCCCGTGGGGACGCGCGTTCGCACGCCCGAGGGCGAAGTCGTGGTGGGGCCCGAAGGCCGTGTGGATGTCCCGGTGGTGTTGTCCCCGGGGCGCAACCAGGTGCCCGTGCGGCTGTCGCCGCCGGATGCTCCGCCGCGTGACGAGACGCTGGAGATTGCCGCCGCGGTACGGCCCTTCGCCGTGGGCCTGCTGGACCTGGAGGCCACCTATGCGCCGCGAAATGGCGACGTGCAGCTGCGGGGACGCGGCGCTGCTCATGCGGAGCTTCGGCTGGGCGCGGTGGACCTGGTGGGCGAGCTGGACCTGCGTGACACGGATGGCCGCACGCTGAACGGTGCCAGCCTGCCGGACTGGCTCCGCCCACGCATGCCGGAGCGCTTCGACCGCGCCGCAGACCCGGACCTCGCGCCCGCGGAGTGGGGTGACGACTCGGTGTCACTGACGCCCAATGCCTCGGAGGCACGTCTTCGGTTTGAGGCGCGCCACGCGGAGCACGGCCGCGCGGGCCTGGGCACCTACCGCGCGCAGATTCACGACCGAGAAGTGGGCCGTTATCACCGCCCGCTTTTCGGCCCCTACGCGGAGGTTCATGCCGGCGAGGAGGCGGCGCGCGTGGGCGTGAAGGCGTTTGGCGGGAGCCTGACGGACCCGGTGCGGCAGGTGTCCGCGGTGCCCGCGCATGAGGAGCTGCGCGCCACGGGCGGAAGCCTCTACTACCTGGGCGCGGCCTCGGTGGCGGAGGGCTCCGAGTTGGTGCGCGTGGAGCTGCGGGACGGCGTCACCGGCCTGCCCCTGGGCGAGCGGCACCTCATTCGCGGCATCGACTACGACATCGACTACTTCGCAGGCCGCATCCTCCTGGCGCGCCCGCTCTCCTTCCTCGCGGGCGAAGCCTGGCTGCGGACCAGTGCGCCCACGGAGTCACCCGAGCCGGTGCTGGTGGTGGACTACGCCGCGCTGCGCATCGCGGACGCGGGCGACACGGCGGGCGGTGAGGTGTGGGGCGAGTGGCGCGGCTCGCGGCTGGGACTCGGCGCCGTACGCGAGGGCCGAGAGGGACGGCCGTACACGCTCTACACGGGACGCGCGAGCACGGCGCTCGGTGGTTACCGCCTGGCGGCGGAAGTCGCGTCCAGCCGTGGCACCGCCGTGGATGCTTCCTTCTTTGGCGTCTCGGATGACGGTGGCCTCAGCTTCATCCGCCCACGGCCGGCCATGGGCACCGGCGCGGAGGCCGTGAGTCTCCAGCTGTCAGGTCCCGGGCTTCATGGCGAGGGCTCGGTGGACGCGGCGTTCCGCCTGCGCGGGCGGGGCTTCTCCGATGGCGCACACACCGACGCGGCGCGCTTCCGGCAGTCGTCAATCCGTGTGAGCCAGCCGCTGGGCCGGCTCCGGTTGACGTTGCTGGCGGACGAGCGGAGCTCGGTCGATCCGCGTGAGCCATTCATGGACAGCCCGTTCTCCGCTCGCGTCCTGGCCGCGGGTGTGGGTTGGGAAGAGGCACGGTGGGGCGTGCGTGCGGAGGTCCGTGACTCGCGGCTGAACGCGGCGCGGGTGGCAGGCGTGGGGCCCACGCTCTTCGGTGGTCGCACCTCCGCGGGCGTGGCGGGCTCGCTGCGGGTGTTCGAGCGGCTTCAGCTTCGCGCAGCGCACCGTCAGGCTCTGGCCCTGCATGGCGAAGGGCCCGGGCGCTTCGATGACACCTTCACGTCCGCGGGCGTGGATGTCGAGGTGGACCGGACCACGCGCGCGGGGGTGTTCGGAGGCTGGGGACCGGAGCTGGGCCCCCGGGCGTGGGCCAACGTCGAGTCGCGGCGGGGGCAGGACGTGTTCTACGGCGGTTACTCCGTCGACGTGGACGGCCCTGACTTCGGCGCGGGGCGGACGCTGACGGGCGCCCGCACGGAGCTGCCGGAGAGTGGCACCGCGCTCTTCGTGGAGGATGTGGGCTCGCACGACGCGACGGCCGTGCGGCTGGCTCGCGCCGTGGGCTTCCAGCAGCAGGTGACGGGCGGCTTCAGCGTGGGCGCGCGCTACGAGCGCGGCGTGCGCAGCCTGTTGGACGTGGACAGCCCGCTGCTGCGCGAGGCGGGCGGTGTCTTCGGGCAGCTCGTCCTGGCGCGCTTGCGGCTGGACGGGCGTGTGGAGCTTCGCCGGGAGGAGGGCACGCCGGAGCGAGGCGCGGCCACCTCGGTGGACCGGCTGCAAGCGGTGGTGGCGCTGGCCGCGCAGGCGCAGTTGCTGGAGGACGTGACGGCCTCCGGGCGGGTGGACTTCGCGCGCACCGTCAACGCGGACGTGTTGGAGACGCGGCTGGTGGAAGGCTACGCCGCGGTGGCGTGGCGGCCGGGGCCCTGGCTGGTGGTGGCGCGTTACGGCATCACCCGCGAGCTGTTGCCCGGCGTCCGGTCCGCCTTTGGAGACCGGGCCTTGCAGACCCTCTCCCTCTTGCCTGCGGTGCGCCTGGGCGACCGGCTCTCCGTGGCGGCGGGCCTGCATGCGGGGCACACCCGGGCGGAGGACTCGGGGCGTTGGGTGTGGACGGGCACCCTCCGTCCCGCGGTGAGAATCGTGGGCGGTCTGGAGCTGGGGGCAGAGCTGGCACGGCGGACGGCGTCTCCCGAGGGCGAGCGGCTGACCGCGCTCCGTGCGGAAGTCGCCTATCGGGTCGATGAACGGCTGCGCTTGGCCACCGGGTACACACTCCTGGGCTTCAGCGGCTTGGGTTTGTCCCCCGACTCGTCGGACAATCAGGACCGGCTCTACCTGCGAGCCGAAGTGGCCTACTAG